The sequence atttttttttttttttttaaaaaagttccATACTTTTGCCTCTTGAGCATCTTAATTACCTGTTGATCAAAGGGACTTGCAATATCAAGTTCTGTAATCCATATGGGCAATCCTGTAGAAGCAAGAGTATCAATAGAAGATCTCATGTAAGCAAGGTCTGGAGCAATGTTgattttggttatatatatatatatatatatatatatatatatatagattatcaacgtttgagtttacgtttaagttggatttgttagagagatagagtttcacacCTTACTAAATttagattaaacaaaaataattttgtttttaaaaaatgataataatgagtttgagtttaagttggacctgttagagagataaagtttcactccttgttaagtttggacaaaacaaaaataattttatttaaataaaatgataattttatttaaatattgcgctgacatagaaaaatataagagtTTTAGAGgtttcgattttatatatatatatatatatatatatagattattcaATGATTCATGCAATGTATGGACATATTtaatataatgttttttttccaaatataaaATGTGATCATTATAATAGTTGTTAatgtaaatttattattataattatatatagatttttttttttttttttgaggaactctatattttgttttttaaaaccaaaaatgaTTTACTAAGATTTTAAAAGAAGGTTTAGAATCTTACATAGATTTTGCTTATATCGATTTGAAATGATATCCACTCCCAACAGATTTTGGCTGACAGAACCCTGTTGTAGATTCGGCCAACGATACCcactttttgttttaaatgaaaCCCACTCCTAATGGATCTAATAAGGCCAAGGAGAGAGGTTTGAAAGAGTGTGAAAgtcaaagagagaaagggacAAAAGAGTGAATAGGGGAGAGGcaaagagatgagagagaagtAGAGACTTAAGGGACCTCGTTTGGGGGGAGGAATGGAAtgaatggaaatgaataaaaaaaataattttataatctatttccttgtttgagagttttaatggaggaaaTGGAAAATGTATTCTCTTGTTTTGAAATTTAAGTGGGAGGAAATAAAATGAGTAGAATGGaacacttatttttctttatatcccttaaaatctcaaatttcattccccccaaaattgggaggaatggaattagatttaatgaattttttactaaaattcccaaaatatccctatatattcaactctttattttaaaataaggatctaataataatattatcataaaatgattacATTCATTTCCCTCTATATTATTCTcaaataagattacttacattctattcttttattttaaacatccaaacaagattacttaatttcattccattcctttcctttccattcttttccattgtTGATAtacattctattctattctcttatgatcattccattacATTCCCTTATAGACTCCCAAACGAAGCCTAAGAAAAAGtatttgaggagagagagaaaattaattaaaaataaagtaagaaCTGCTACAATAACTTCTAAATTTAAGATGTTATTGTACTTAGGTTGTAAAAATGTATAAGAATACCCACTCAGGTGTTGGTTGGATTTTGGTATTTGTAGGTGTAAAGTAACATATTTAGAGTTTGAGTCTTAATTCGGTAAGGATGTGATGTAAAACCtatgttttacaccatccaataagaaATTCacacatcaattttttactcaaaattcATTACATCCTACCATAtataataacatctcaataaattcACAGTtaagttagattttcaaatagaTATTAGAATTGATTAAGTGATGTTCTGTctattctttaatatgtaatatgatAATGTGGTATGTTGGGATTGGAAGGGTAAAACTTAGGTTTTACACCATATCCTTATCGAATTTAATTTCTTAGAGTTTTACCCACCCCAATACTAATGCACTACTTATACTACTACATATTTTAGTACTAGAGCAAAAGTATATTATTCTAGTGCTAAGGGTACACTTGGTTGGGGTAAAAATAAGGAGGtcaaaaaataagagagagaaaatggttttttagGTTATTTAGTTGGggtgaaaaattagaaaaatctTGATAGGATTCAGGTATTTTCTCCTTGGGCTCACCAAAATCTTGTATTCCTAATTTGTGGTGATTTTAGGAGAAAAAATGGGAAGGAGATGAGTAGATGAGAACTTACCAAATCTGCCTCCACTGTGTCTATGTGCTTAGTTaacattgttcttttttttcaacatgtgttttatttttattttttgactgaCGTGTGTTTTATTCAATGAAGcaatggtttttttcttttttcttttttttttccttaaaaccaAATGGTGGCTGGCTTTCACCTCtaattgtcattaaaaaaacaGTGGATTTCACATTACAAAGtaacataaaagaaattatttcttattttatgtaCTAGGAGCATGAGAATAATTTTAtacaaactacattttttatcttctcatttttcttctcaactaaacaaaagaatttttcattcttccactttttcactctccaaccaaacaatatGAGAGAAATCTAAAATCTCTAATATCCCTCTACTTTTTTATTCTATCCCAATTTTTTATCCTCCTGaccacttttccatccctccaatCAAATGAACCTCAAGAGATATGCCTTACAATATTATaagttcattaattttttatttatttataaattatgatatgATTTCGTATTCTTCTAGAATTTACTTTTctatacaattaaattttttagtttttaggtctctctaaaattataatttttttaatatataaattagaatAGATAATCTACATGTctctatatataattatatacaattttttttacagttgaggtaaaatttttattatataagataTGTTGTGTCaagatttttttactatataatttgaatattaGATAATTTACACTAATGACATGTTTAGTATTtgatattttctaaattttatttcatacggtataatttttatttatttattggttataatttacattattttcttatttttataattataaaatatattaattaattaatgtatgGTTCAACTAATGAATCATTGGTTAAACCAATGAACCAGTTCTTTAGTCGGGTCAACCTCATATTCGAGTTTGATAACTATGGATGGGAGTACAACAtaccaaaaaaatcaacaaagatCAATTTAGGTTGTAAAATTTCAggaaaattacatatatataaaatttctaaattttttagccagattttatatataaattaggaAAGGATAAGTCGTGGTAAATTCCTTTATCTCACGTTGAATTCTCTTTGAAATTTGGCTGTTTTTTTGGAGGGTTCCAGACACTTCGGCTCCCCCTTTCACTTTCTTCCATACTTGTCAAAAAGGGACCTTTGATAAGtgaattttctccaaaaaaaaaaaaaaaaattgattaggacATTTTGCTTGTGCTAGTATCTTGATATCCGACCaatatactaaatatatatatatatatatatatatatatatataaagtgagAGATAACCATCggtaaattttttgaaatctaaATGTGTTTCAACGGTGCAAAAAGGCTAAAAATATGTGATCTACAATTTTGAACATATGTAAGTTTGTTCTTATTTTGGTTCAATGGAACAGTAATTTTAGTGGTCCACTAAAGACTAAAGTGCTGTATACAACAAATCATTGCATGAGAATTAAAAGGTTCTGGACTTTTGGTGCAACTTCTAGACCGTTTACGTACGGTCCAATTCTTGCAgtgaagatttttattttgagaaacttaTGGTGAagattgaaatatatatatatatatatatatctttttttctatttttggagcACAGATTGACTGAATCTTTACTTTCCCTTcacaaatacaagtaaatatCGCCCAAAAAAACCTAAGTATAGCTAATGAGGGATCAATCACAATCGATGCTAACTTTATTACaactttcccaaaaaaaaaaaaaaaaaaaaaaaaaaaaaaaaaaaaaaactttattacaACTTGTGTTGGCACGAATCATGTATGTAGACTGTAGTCGGTATTAATGACACTGTCTAATTGCTATTCAGAAGAAACGGACagatatttaaataataataacttgcACAGTTGCACTGTTTCAAGCTTCACCACAAtaagtttctcaaaataaaaatcttcatCGCAATAATTGGACCGTACGTAAACGGTTGCACCAACACTCCAAAACCTTttaattctcattggcaatgaTTTGTTGTATACAGCACTTTAGTCTTCAGTGGACCACTAAAATTATTGTTCCATTgaaccaaaataatatgaaCAAGTCTACCACTGCttccttcttaaaaaaaaaaaaaaaagtctgctactactttctctttcttctttaggTTTGAATGTTAAGGTTGATTGGTTTTTTTCCTCTTCCCTATAAGGATATTTCAGACATTGTGATTGTATGTGAGTTTTCATGGTTGTAGTGCCATTCAACTTACTATCACAAGCATAGATTGTGCCACAGTAGTTACAAGCTTCCCTaggttccccccccccccccacttcaataacagtgaaatgaccCCAaacaaaatatctttttttacCAGTATTACCTACTTAGGTGGGAGTGGGGGTTTGCCTTTGTCTTCATGCACATTGGTTGCCCCTTAACCCGCTTCATTGTCTTGACCCTCTGGGATTTCTCTTGTGTGTCATTCATCTAcaatataaaatcaaacaacaaaaaacacaataagTCAACAACTATTGATGGTGtctaaaaaataaccaactcCTTATTTGTCCATAGAGGTCGTCCATATAAAGGGTTAGAGTGAACACTCATCCTTAGTCCACAAGGCATAGACTACCCGTTTGTCGTCCACAGGAACCTCTGGACGATGTCTACTGACTGATGAACAATCGCTCGTCCAACAGTGCTTAGGACGAGCCTAACGGCAGTTTTGACATGAAAAGATAACCGCTGTAGCGGTTATCAAGTTATACGCTCCGGACTCCGTGAAAAGGGGGGAAGTTATCCAATGGATAGCCATTTCCTAAACCTATAAAAGGGAATGAATCTCTGACAAGAAAAAGGGAAGTATTTTTTTCCTAGACACTATCTTTCTTTAAGAGGAGAATTCTTTCTTTCACGAGAAAATGCTAACTTCACCATCGGAGGGTTTGTGACCGGCCAACCCCGGTCTCTTCTGATCTCTTGTTTCTTATCTTTCAGGCCCTCAACATCATCGCAATTCGTGCTGTTCAACTAACTAATTCCTTAATTGttatcagttggcgccgtctgtgggaagattgttttacaattttcttctccTTGACAAAAAGTTGTTGGTATGGACCAGatcgagggctactagcccaggccGTCAGGGAAGCAGAGATGCTTCGAGCAACCCTCACCGCAACCGCCAATCTGCACCGGTCATGCAGACTTCATCTGTCCAACATGTACAATCCATGGTGGCCGCAATGGCGGAGTTaactcgccaaaaccaagagttAAGAATGGAAATTATCTAAGGAGGCAGACGCGTGAGGAACGCGAAGGAGGAGAAAAAACGCAGAGTCATGATGACAGAGAGAATACTGAGATTGGAAGTCAGTTCAGAAGTACCACTTCACGAGCGGTACCACATTTGAAGGAagagatggaccaaatgaaaagagtcatggaggaaatgaaagagaatatgAGAAGGACGAATCCTATAAAAGACTTAGTCCACCGAAGTGATTCCCCATTTATggcttccatcaacggtcacCCTCTACTATCAAAGTTTAAGCTGCCTTCTCTGGATTTGTACGATGGAACACGTGACCTGTTTGATCACATTGCTACCTTTAAGACCACCATGCATCTTCAAGGGGTTCCCGACGAAATATTGTGCAGAGCCTTCCCTACTACCCTCAAGGGCCCAGCACGAGTTTGGTTCAGCAAAATACCCTCGAATTCGAtgagttcttttgaagagttgagcAAGTTGTTTGTTAATAACTTCATTGGAGGACAAAGACACAAGCATTCCTCGTCTAGCTTATTGACCATAGAGCAAGGAGAGAACGAGAGTCTACAGTCGTTCATCACCCGTTTCAACAGAGAAGCCCTGAGTGTGGACGAAGCAGATGATAAGCTCCTATTGGCGGCTTTCCATAATGGGGTGAATTCGGATTTGTTTATACATAAACTCTATGAAAAAGAGTCCCAGTCCATGGTTGAACTTGTCCATTCggctcaaaattttatgaatgcagaagacaCAATCAttgctaagaagaggaagaggtctGAGAGAGTAGACACAAATCCCAGTCGCCATCCAGAGCAAGGCCCCCGTCCAAAGAGGGGACCAACGGAAGAAAGGAAAGACTGAGATACTAAGAAGCCGGGCTCTTCAGCATGGAACCAGCAGTATACCCCTTTGAACGTCCCACTTGAGCAGGTCCTTATGCAgatcaaggatgatccttccttGAAGTAGCCAGAGAAAATGAGGGGAGATCCCAATAAGCACAATAGGAACAAGTATTTTCGCTTCCATAGGGATCATGGTCATGATATAGACGAGTGTTTCAATTTAAAGCAGCAAATCGAAAATCTCATAAGGCAAGGGAAGCTGAGGAATTTCCTTAGACGAGACCATAGGGACGAGAAAATGAAAGGGAAAATAGAAGAATCATCACGACCATCGCTCGGAGAAATAAGAGTCATTATAGGGGGAAGTTCAACAGGCCAGTCatccaagtccaagaaagcatacttgaaggTAGTGCAGAGCGTCCAGCTTGCTGGACGGTCACCGAGAGCAAGGTCCACGGACGAACTAACGATCACCTTCACGGACGAAAACGCTGAGGGAATTCATCacccccatgatgatgctctcGTCATCACCTTACTGATTGCTGACTACACAACTAGAAGAGTGCTTGTGGACAACGGAAGCTCGGCGGACATTTTGTATTATCCAACTTTTCAGCAAATGAGGTTAGGACGAGACCAACTCCGTCCAGTAAACTCCCCCTAGTAGGTTTTGGTGGAATGAAGGTACAACCTGTGGGTTCTATTTCCTTATCAGTGGTAGTGAGGGCATACCTACGACAAATCACCAAGGATGTGAACTTCCTTGTGGTAGATTGTCCGTCCTCCTATAACGCCATAATTGGAAgaccaactttgaatagttggaaGGCTGTTACCTCTACTTACCACCtatcagtcaagtttccaacagaaCACGTAGTAGGGCAGGTACAAGGGGACCAACTGGCAGCAAGAGAATGTTACCTggccatgttggccatggatgaacaagttcaagccatgaatattgaagaaaggAGAGTGGTAGCAGAGCCTACCGAAGCATTGGAAGACATTTCCTTGGATGAAGATAACCCTGAGAAGTGTACCAGGGTTGGAGCAGATCTAGAAGAGGAGATTAAGAAGGACTTTGtccagtttttgaagaaaaatattgatgtgtttgcGTGGAGTCATGAGGACATGCCGGGTATAGATcctagtgtcattacccaccgtCTGAATGTATGTCCTTCCTCCAAGCCAGTGCGGtaaaagaagagggtgtttgcccTTGAGAGAGATGGTGCTATCAAAGACAAGGTTCAAAAATTGATGGTGACGAGGTTTATTCGGGAAATGTACTACCTGGATTGGTTGGTCAATATAGTAATGGTCAAGAAGGCAAACgacaagtggagaatgtgcatAGATTTCACTGACttgaacaaggcttgccccaaaGATAGTTATCTGCTGCCGCGCATTGACCAGTTGGTAGACTCAACTGCGGGCCACAAGTTGCTTAGTTTCATGGATGCTTTTTctggatacaatcagataaggatGGACGAGGCAGACCAAGAGAAAACATCATTTGTCACCAGTCAAGACTTATTCTATTATAAGGTGATGTCATTTGGCATAAAAAACGCAGGGGCGACATATCAAAGAttggtcaaccacatgtttcgtCCGCAGATTGGGCGAAATGTGGAAGTCTAcgtagatgacatgctggtgaagagtCAGGATGAAGGAAAGCATCTAGACGACCTGCAAGAGACATTTGACATGCTGAGACAGTAtcacatgaagctgaatcctaGCAAATGTGTTTTCAAAGTATCATCAGGGAAATTTCTTGACTTTATGGTCTCCCACAGGGGAATTGAAgctaattttgataaaattcaagcaatacTGGACATGAAGCCTCCGCAAAATACCAAAGAAATCCAATCCCTTACTGGATGAGTTGCTACACtcaacaggtttgtctctaaagccactgacaaatgtttgccattttttaaggttcttaGAAAAGCATTTAAATGGACCAATGAGTGTCAGAAAGTTTTCGAAGATCTGAAGACATACCTTACCATGGCTTCATTGCTGAGTCCGTTCGTAGTGGGAgagaatttatatttataccTAGCAATAACCCTGCATGCCGTAAGCTCAGCATTgataagagaagaagataaagtgCAAAGACCCGTGTATTATACAAGTAAGGCATTGAGGGGAGCTGAAGGACGGTACCCACAAATGGAGAATTTAGCCTTCGCATTGATCACCGCTTCCAGGAAGCTAAGGCATTATTTCTAAGCCCATGTCATTAATGTCATGACAGATTATTCGCTCAAGAAGGCGATGAATAGACTGGAAGCCGTAGGATGATTAATTCAGTGGGCCATCGAGCTCAGTGAGTTTGATATCAGATATCAACCAAGGCACGCCATAAAAGCTCAAGCATTAGCAGATTTCATTGCGGAGTTTACCCCAAGCCATGATGAGACAAAAGGCAATAAGAGATGGGTCGTCCATGCGGATGGTTCATCTACAAGGCATGCAGGTGGAATTGGTGTGGTCCTACAATCCCCAGAAGGAGACAAATTGAAACATAAGGTTCGTCTACAGTACCAAGCAACTAACAATGAAGTCGAGTATGAAGCCCTTctcaaagggctagaattggctAAGTCTATGGAAGCCAAGTCTATACTCATCCTGGGGGATTCTCAGTTGGTCATGGGGCAAGTAAATGGAATGTATGAAGTAAAGGAAGAACGGATGAGGAAATACCTTAGTAGAGTGATGCGCCTTATGAAAAGATTTGAAAAGGCTGAATTCGTTCAAATCCCAAAGGAGGAGAATGTGGAAGCTGATACTATAGCAAAAGAAGCTTTAGCAAATGAATTTGTGGACGAATCTGATGAAATTCAGTACATGCCAAATATAGATATCCCAGAAGTACAACAGGTGGAGAATAGaggaaattggatgaccccGATTATATCATACTTGAAAGAAAGACGGCTACCGGAAGAGAAAGACGAAGCCAAGAAGTTGAGGGTGAGATCGGCTAGATACGTTCTTATGGACGAAGTGCTATACAAGAGGGGCTTTTCTCAACCTTATCTTAGGTGCTTGGCTCCGGACGAAGCAAACTACGTACTGAGggaagttcatgaaggagcaTGTGGCAATCACTCAGGAGCCAGGTCCcttgtccacaaggtcgtccgtgtagggtattactggccaaataTGTAAGCTGATGCTAAAACATACGTCAAGGTCTGCGACCAATGCCAACGGTTTAGTAACGTCCCCAGGCAACCGTTAGAGTACCTCACCCCGATGATGGCACCGTGGCCCTTCGTAcaatggggactagacattttgggtccCTTTCCTCTGGGCATAAGGCAGATGAAGTTTCTAGTTGTAGGcatcgattacttcaccaaatgggtagaagTTGAACCGTTAGCAACAATCACACAACAGAATGTTAAAAATTTCatgtggaagaacattgtgtGTAGATTTGGAGTGCCCAAGGTATTGGTATCTGATAACGGATGACAATTTGACAATGTACTCTTCAGGGACTTCTGCGCACACTTTGGAATACAGAATCATTATTCCTCACCCGCTCATCCTAAAGCAAATGGCCAAGCTGAAGTggcaaaccgatccttgttgaaaatcatcaagacctGGCTTGATGGGGCAAAGGGGATATGGCTAGATGAGTTGCCTGGTGTTCTATGGGCCTACAGGACGACGGTGAGAACCCCTACGGGGGAAACTCCTTTCAAGCTAGCTTATGAAAGCGAAGCAGTCATACCTGCAGAAGTACATATGGCCAACCACAgggtgatgatgtatcaagaTAAGGACAATGAGGAGCAACTCCGTCTAAACCTTGATctaatagacgaggtaaggGCAGACGTAGAATATAGGACAGCAAAGTACAAGAACCTCATGGCTAGGcaatatgatgcaatggtgaagTCAAGGCGTTTCAACATAGGGGATCTTGTCCTGAGAAAGGTCTCTTCGACAACCAAAAACCTAGCACATGAGAAATTGggcccaaattgggaaggaccctacagagttaTCAATtgtaaaaggcaaggatcctactgcTTGGAGGCCCTGGACGGGAGGAAATTGGAGCACCCTTGGAATGTGGAGCACTTGAGGAGGTACTATCATTAAAAGTGAGCCTAGACGAAGTATGGCCATGGACGAGCTTGGACCTTGTCTGTAGACTTATGATTCTACTTATGCTTAatgctgtttgtgtttgatactacTACTTTACTATTTGTGCTGTGTTGTGATTATGGACGAAGTTATGGAGtttgtacttattaaataaaaagaaaggcataaatatatgtatatgtcttatctgtaaacaatatttatgttatgtacaaAATGTTGTGTAAATTTCTAGTCTCcatgttattttcatttgaactAACTCATAACAAGGCCGAAAAGCCCAAGACGAGGAAATTCTCCGGACATGGAGATGTAACTTCAATAAACAAGGGAAATGTATGCACGTCCAAGTATAGACGAGAAAATTTTCCCTTGAAATGGCACGTCCACAAAATGTTCGTCCCTGAAATAGACAGGATGGAACATAGTACGTCCACACACGAACGGACAATAGTACGTCAACAAAATGTTCGTCCCTAAAACAGACGGGATGAAGCATATTACACGTCCACGCATGGACAGATAAATGCAAATACGATGTTTTGGTTTATCAACCAAAGCATTCTAAAGCAATCAAGCTTATGGACAAATGCGAAGTTGTCATTTgcattagaaattaaaaaacggCGAAGTCTCAAGACGAGTGATATTTAGGATTTCACCAAGACGAGTATTTCACCAAGAGTTATATCTTAAAAGTTCCAAGCACTTTATAAGGTATCACCTTCATGGATGAGtagaaatttaaaacaaaaacacaactTTCATCCTTGTtataacaaaaagaaacaaacaattgttttaagggtGGACGACCAACGTCCGAACACCCTCTAAAAGTAAAAATTGATAACTCGTCTGAAAGCTGTGGACGAGATTAACATAAAGTTGAAACTTGTCTGAAAGCTATGGACGAGATTAACATAAAGTTACAACAACagtcttaaaaaaagaaaaaaaaaagtagagtaaAAAAGCATAATCAGGCTAAAGGGGCGTCTGTGTTCTGGTCATCCTGAGGTGGCCGGTTTGTAACATCATCCTCTACGTTAACATCTTCTGAGCTCGTCTGGAGGAGGGAACTGGTAGGAGCACCACTAAGATTGAGTTTGATAGAGCTGAAATCAATATTGGGGAAGTTCTCCACGACGTCCATCTTCAAGTCCTCAAACCCAGCTGCATAGTTAGTATCCAATAGGTCCATAAACTGCTTGAACGCCTTAAACTCTGCAACCGCGTCTTCCTTGGCCTTCTTGAGAAGATCACCCAGCTTGTCATTCTTCTTTTGCAAGTGATCAAGACGAGTGTCCTTCTCCACTACGTCAGTCTTCAGCTCTTCAATCTGATTTTGCAGCTCTTTTGCCCCTTCATTGGCTTTAGCAGCTACCTCAGCCCACCGTTTGCTCTCGTCCTTCACTTCCTTGATTCTCTTCTCTAACAAGACCCTCGTCTTGTCTAGATCAGTTGCTTGCCTGGACGCAGCAATGAACTTGGACATGGCCTGAATCATGGTTTAGTTAGGAATCTTGTCAAAAAGgatgagacaaaaaaaaaaaaaaaaagagggaaaatatACATACTTTGAAAAGATCATGAACCCCAGAATGCTCGAAGTCTTTCAAAGACATGTTATAGCAGGCAGATACGTCCGCATCAGTCACAGCCATCCTAAATCTTTCCCAAGCAAGATCATCATTCCCAATGAGGTGTTGAGGTACTTAGTGAGAAGGCTGAGACGAGGAAGGCGCCTTAATTGTGGACGGGGCTTGCATAGGAGAGCCCTTGGGCTCTGAATCAAGGATCTGGACGTCTTTAGGCTCATGAACAGGAATAGGTGTGGATTGAACGTCCTTAGGCTTGGACGACTTGTGCTTGACCTTTTTCTCCCTACGCCTGCTTGGAAGATTCCCCAAGTCAACCCCTAGCAATAAGTTCTTTCTTTGATCACCTACGGACGGATGAGATTGAGGCGGTGCCTCCTGCCCAGTTGCAGCTGCCTCATTCATAACTTCTTTGCCTTTGTTTTCCTTCATTGTAGCTATTCCTGAAAAGAAAGgtattaaaaacaaacaaacaaacaaacaaacaaacaaaaaaagaggaaagggGAAACAACTAGGCGAGCTTATGTCTACGAATGGTAAGCTCGTGTGCAAGGGCTTCAGTGGACGGGTTAGGACCCAAACCCCAAGTGGCAAGATGTTAGAGACTAACCAAAGAATGGAAAGCCCTGTCAGTGTGCAGACGAACCTTTTGAATTCGTTCAATATAAAACCTGCCTAAGTGAGGTTGTCTAGCACttgtgcaaaaaaataaaaataaaaaaaaataaaaaaaataaaaaatttattagacaGCCGTCTACAAAGGTAAGtacaacacaaaacaaaatgacaACCATAAGCATACCTTCAGGACGAAGGTTCCCTAACTCTCCTGTGTAGGGAGGAAATGGGTCTTGAGAAACCTCGAGGGGACGTCC is a genomic window of Quercus lobata isolate SW786 chromosome 2, ValleyOak3.0 Primary Assembly, whole genome shotgun sequence containing:
- the LOC115967149 gene encoding uncharacterized protein LOC115967149, producing the protein MDQMKRVMEEMKENMRRTNPIKDLVHRSDSPFMASINGHPLLSKFKLPSLDLYDGTRDLFDHIATFKTTMHLQGVPDEILCRAFPTTLKGPARVWFSKIPSNSMSSFEELSKLFVNNFIGGQRHKHSSSSLLTIEQGENESLQSFITRFNREALSVDEADDKLLLAAFHNGVNSDLFIHKLYEKESQSMVELVHSAQNFMNAEDTIIAKKRKRSERVDTNPSRHPEQGPRPKRGPTEERKD
- the LOC115967157 gene encoding uncharacterized protein LOC115967157 gives rise to the protein MRGDPNKHNRNKYFRFHRDHGHDIDECFNLKQQIENLIRQGKLRNFLRRDHRDEKMKGKIEESSRPSLGEIRVIIGGSSTGQSSKSKKAYLKVVQSVQLAGRSPRARSTDELTITFTDENAEGIHHPHDDALVITLLIADYTTRRVLVDNGSSADILYYPTFQQMRLGRDQLRPVNSP